A region from the Algoriphagus machipongonensis genome encodes:
- a CDS encoding DUF6787 family protein: MPEPKDRKGFLERLQAKWQLNSIFQVVLVLVVFACTGFTILFIKAPILDFFGVEKGGFWNTFLYLLLVLPLYQIFLLIYGFIFGQFSFFWEKEKAIFRRIAGLFSKKK; the protein is encoded by the coding sequence ATGCCAGAACCAAAAGACCGCAAAGGATTCTTAGAAAGACTTCAAGCCAAGTGGCAATTGAATAGTATTTTCCAAGTAGTATTGGTTTTGGTTGTTTTTGCTTGTACTGGATTTACCATACTTTTTATCAAAGCCCCGATATTGGATTTCTTTGGTGTGGAAAAAGGAGGTTTTTGGAATACCTTTCTTTATCTCTTATTGGTGCTGCCTCTTTATCAGATTTTTTTGCTGATTTATGGTTTTATTTTTGGGCAATTTAGCTTCTTCTGGGAGAAGGAAAAGGCAATTTTTAGAAGGATTGCAGGCTTGTTTTCGAAAAAGAAATAA
- a CDS encoding phosphotransferase enzyme family protein — MNKEYISTILNQYDFLKGQEFEFQIFGSGLIHGTFLIETTQGKYILQEFNNSVFWYPERIAHNHLILSKQGNSSTLPFALPLPRLNKTGNSLTQIEDKLFRLFDFVKGETLQEINTPNQAFIAAKAYGIFAEWGKNIPAEELQESIPKFHHLDWRFENLEKAAKDSSGLNEEEQELLNFYLSQKPLVEKYLHFSQTCPLRITHNDTKINNLIFSESLDEVAAVIDLDTLMGGLLLFDFGDLVRTVACSEAETSQNWDNLSLKPEIFEILLKGYWEGVSKMATEEEAKSLLIAGEVMTCIMGLRFLTDHLQGNVYYKVQYPEQNFHRAKNQMIFLESQQNQAEALESIWKKITGLEN, encoded by the coding sequence ATGAACAAGGAGTACATTTCTACAATATTGAATCAATACGATTTTTTAAAAGGTCAAGAATTCGAATTTCAAATATTCGGGTCTGGATTGATTCATGGCACTTTTTTAATCGAAACGACACAGGGAAAGTATATCCTTCAAGAGTTTAACAATTCCGTATTTTGGTATCCAGAGAGGATAGCGCATAATCACCTTATTTTAAGTAAACAAGGTAATTCCTCCACGCTTCCCTTTGCACTTCCCCTCCCGAGACTCAATAAAACAGGAAACTCTTTAACCCAAATTGAAGATAAGCTATTCCGACTTTTCGACTTTGTCAAAGGAGAAACACTTCAAGAAATTAATACTCCTAATCAGGCCTTCATAGCGGCCAAAGCCTATGGGATTTTTGCAGAATGGGGGAAAAATATTCCAGCGGAAGAACTACAGGAGTCAATTCCAAAATTCCATCATCTGGACTGGAGATTTGAAAACTTGGAGAAAGCGGCTAAGGATAGTTCAGGTTTAAATGAGGAAGAGCAGGAACTTCTAAATTTCTACCTGTCACAAAAGCCTTTGGTAGAGAAATACCTTCATTTCTCCCAGACTTGCCCACTCCGGATCACCCATAATGACACCAAAATCAATAATTTGATCTTTTCAGAAAGTTTAGACGAAGTTGCCGCAGTCATTGATTTGGACACTTTGATGGGCGGACTGTTACTTTTCGATTTTGGAGACTTAGTTAGGACCGTAGCTTGTTCAGAGGCCGAGACCAGTCAAAACTGGGACAATTTATCTTTAAAACCTGAAATTTTTGAAATACTTCTAAAAGGCTATTGGGAAGGGGTTTCCAAAATGGCAACAGAAGAGGAAGCCAAATCATTATTGATCGCGGGCGAAGTGATGACCTGTATCATGGGATTGCGATTTTTGACCGACCATCTTCAAGGCAATGTGTATTATAAGGTTCAATACCCAGAGCAAAATTTCCATCGAGCTAAAAACCAAATGATATTTCTTGAGAGCCAGCAAAATCAAGCGGAAGCTCTAGAATCCATCTGGAAAAAAATCACAGGTCTGGAAAACTGA
- a CDS encoding sodium:solute symporter family protein: MNVTALDWGIIAAFFVISLLIGLFTAKTAGSSAKEFFLSGRNMPWWLLGVSMVATTFSADTPNLVTDFVRKTGVAGNWAWWAFLLTGMMTVFVYAKLWRRSEVTTDLEFYELRYSGKGAAFLRAFRAIYLGVFFNVVIMASVSLAAIKIGGVMLGLSPVQTLLIASVVTVIYSSLGGLKGVLLTDFFQFFIAMIGSFGAAYFILDLPEIGSLSNLLAHENVSDKLNFLPDFEDPNVYIPLFILPIAIQWWATWYPGSEPGGGGYIAQRMLSAKDEKNAMGATLFYNVAHYALRPWPWIIIALSSLVLYPNISDLQEAFPNIPVDKLGDDLAYSAMLTYLPTGLIGIVLASLIAAVMSTLSTHLNWGSSYIVNDFYLRFIKPEATDKQLVAVGRISTVVLMTLSAILALALSSAIHAFNILLQIGAGTGLIFILRWFWWRINAYTEISAMIISFAVAIFFEVINPNLELIAIPEEQSYLKLIYSVSITTIGWLLVTFFTQPEKDEVLLSFYRKVKPAAYGWKKVLDRFPAEKQEIGQLPKEIGLMLVGTVMIYSALFSTGFFIYSNMLGGIIGAVISIICTVIIVRAWKNLN; this comes from the coding sequence ATGAATGTAACGGCCTTAGACTGGGGCATCATTGCCGCTTTCTTTGTTATCTCACTGTTAATTGGACTTTTCACCGCCAAAACTGCAGGTAGTTCTGCAAAGGAATTCTTTTTATCTGGAAGAAATATGCCATGGTGGTTGCTAGGCGTATCCATGGTGGCAACAACATTTTCTGCAGATACACCAAACTTGGTGACTGATTTTGTAAGAAAAACCGGTGTAGCTGGAAACTGGGCATGGTGGGCGTTCTTGCTTACTGGTATGATGACGGTTTTCGTGTATGCAAAACTTTGGAGAAGATCAGAGGTAACCACAGATTTAGAGTTTTATGAATTAAGATACTCTGGAAAAGGAGCTGCATTCCTAAGAGCATTTAGAGCCATTTATTTGGGGGTGTTCTTTAATGTGGTCATAATGGCCTCTGTATCACTTGCTGCTATTAAGATCGGTGGAGTCATGCTGGGATTAAGCCCTGTGCAAACACTCTTGATCGCTTCCGTCGTGACAGTGATTTATAGTTCCTTGGGTGGATTGAAAGGGGTTCTTCTAACAGACTTTTTTCAATTTTTCATAGCAATGATCGGTTCTTTTGGAGCGGCTTATTTTATACTTGACTTACCTGAGATTGGATCTTTAAGTAATTTATTAGCTCATGAAAATGTGTCTGATAAATTGAATTTCCTTCCGGATTTCGAGGATCCTAACGTCTATATTCCATTATTCATCTTACCTATTGCCATCCAATGGTGGGCAACTTGGTACCCGGGTTCTGAGCCTGGAGGTGGCGGTTACATCGCTCAGCGTATGCTTTCTGCAAAAGATGAGAAAAATGCTATGGGCGCTACCTTATTTTATAATGTTGCTCATTATGCTTTAAGACCTTGGCCATGGATTATTATTGCCTTGTCATCTCTTGTACTTTATCCGAATATTTCAGATTTACAGGAGGCTTTCCCAAATATTCCTGTAGATAAATTGGGAGATGATTTAGCTTATTCAGCCATGTTGACCTATTTGCCAACAGGTTTGATAGGGATTGTTTTAGCTTCCTTGATTGCGGCAGTTATGTCCACGCTTTCTACTCACCTCAATTGGGGTTCATCTTATATTGTGAATGACTTTTACCTAAGGTTCATTAAGCCAGAGGCTACTGATAAACAATTGGTAGCAGTAGGTAGAATTTCCACGGTTGTCTTGATGACCTTATCAGCAATTTTGGCTTTGGCACTATCATCTGCCATTCACGCCTTTAATATTTTGCTTCAAATAGGTGCGGGAACAGGTTTGATATTTATTCTAAGATGGTTTTGGTGGAGAATTAATGCGTATACAGAAATTTCTGCAATGATCATTTCCTTTGCCGTTGCAATTTTCTTTGAAGTCATTAATCCTAATCTGGAGTTGATAGCCATTCCTGAAGAACAGTCTTATCTAAAGCTGATCTATAGTGTAAGTATTACTACAATCGGTTGGTTATTGGTGACCTTTTTCACACAGCCAGAAAAAGATGAGGTGCTTCTATCTTTCTATAGAAAAGTAAAGCCTGCTGCTTATGGATGGAAGAAAGTATTGGATAGATTCCCTGCCGAAAAGCAAGAAATTGGTCAGTTGCCAAAGGAAATTGGACTGATGTTGGTCGGTACAGTGATGATTTACTCAGCTTTATTCTCTACAGGATTCTTTATCTACAGCAACATGCTGGGAGGAATAATCGGGGCTGTAATCTCGATCATCTGTACGGTAATCATCGTTAGAGCCTGGAAAAATCTTAATTAA
- the gldD gene encoding gliding motility lipoprotein GldD, which produces MRKIYLLLPIFFILISCQESYLPKPPGYNRIDLPPHDFNELQEGYPYTLDYSKYSRVEADSFNLAEEDWINLHYVDFGAKVHLTYKKIGGDVTFRALSEDAFKLTSKHQVKAYGIQEAVTITPNGYSGVVAELTGEVPSQFQFFVTDSTDNFLRGALYFNTAVKNDSLAPVIEYIKVDLAHLMNSVKFQN; this is translated from the coding sequence ATGCGGAAAATTTATTTGTTGCTTCCAATCTTCTTTATTCTGATTTCTTGTCAAGAGTCTTACTTGCCAAAACCTCCCGGATATAATAGAATTGACCTTCCTCCACATGACTTTAATGAATTACAGGAAGGATATCCATACACCCTTGATTATTCAAAATACAGCCGGGTAGAGGCTGATTCATTTAACTTGGCTGAAGAAGATTGGATCAACTTGCACTATGTTGACTTCGGCGCCAAAGTTCATTTGACCTATAAAAAGATTGGTGGAGATGTAACTTTTAGAGCCTTATCAGAAGACGCCTTTAAGCTTACTTCCAAACATCAAGTGAAGGCCTATGGTATCCAAGAGGCTGTGACGATTACTCCTAATGGGTATTCTGGAGTGGTAGCAGAACTTACCGGCGAAGTTCCCAGTCAATTTCAGTTTTTCGTTACTGATTCTACGGATAATTTCCTTCGGGGAGCTTTATACTTCAATACAGCCGTAAAAAATGATTCGCTTGCTCCTGTGATAGAATACATCAAGGTGGACTTAGCCCACCTGATGAATTCCGTCAAATTTCAAAATTAA
- a CDS encoding DinB family protein: MKNIIRLFSGAAFATFFLMMTQVASAQTTVEEFMMKWDNSKKYTLDVLAKMPDSGMDYKTDPEAMSFKEQIHHIGNAIVGISQGFLGGGDPGFTINLESASKAELAEYVGKCYDYGKGVMSGLSPEQMAEKKDVFGNNVSGRQVMALLMDHSTHHRGTAIAYLRVQGVEPPAFVGF; the protein is encoded by the coding sequence ATGAAAAATATAATACGATTATTTTCAGGTGCTGCCTTTGCAACTTTTTTCTTAATGATGACACAAGTTGCTTCCGCTCAAACTACAGTGGAAGAATTTATGATGAAATGGGATAATAGCAAAAAGTATACATTAGATGTATTAGCAAAAATGCCTGATTCAGGAATGGATTATAAGACAGATCCAGAAGCAATGTCCTTTAAAGAGCAAATCCACCACATTGGTAATGCCATCGTAGGAATTTCACAAGGGTTTTTAGGAGGTGGAGATCCAGGTTTTACCATCAACCTAGAATCTGCAAGTAAGGCGGAACTAGCAGAATACGTAGGAAAATGCTACGATTATGGTAAAGGTGTCATGTCTGGACTGAGCCCAGAGCAAATGGCTGAAAAGAAAGATGTATTTGGAAATAACGTGTCTGGAAGACAAGTGATGGCTTTGTTAATGGATCACAGCACACATCATAGAGGTACTGCTATTGCTTATCTTCGTGTACAAGGAGTTGAGCCTCCAGCATTCGTAGGTTTCTAA
- a CDS encoding nitroreductase family protein, whose amino-acid sequence MQRPDFNIEEVNKIIRGRRSMFVAQFKENDPIDDQIIEEMLENARWAPTHKLTQPWRFIVYKGEGLKTFGKYQAELYKKRAEKNGTPFIEATYDKFLNNPQKASHVIAILMKRSEGIPLMEEISAVAMAVQNMYLTASAHGLAGYWGTGGPTFWPEAKEDFGLEGEDMLMGFFYVAKPAIENWPAGKRDSMDEKVAWITE is encoded by the coding sequence ATGCAGAGACCTGATTTCAATATTGAAGAAGTCAATAAAATAATCCGTGGGCGTAGATCCATGTTTGTGGCACAATTCAAGGAGAATGACCCTATCGATGATCAGATCATTGAAGAAATGTTAGAAAATGCCAGATGGGCACCAACTCATAAGCTTACGCAACCTTGGAGGTTTATTGTTTACAAGGGAGAAGGCCTAAAGACTTTTGGAAAATACCAGGCAGAACTATATAAAAAGAGAGCTGAAAAAAATGGAACCCCATTTATTGAAGCTACCTATGATAAGTTTCTAAACAATCCTCAGAAAGCCTCTCATGTAATCGCGATTTTAATGAAGAGATCTGAAGGGATCCCTTTAATGGAGGAGATTTCGGCAGTAGCGATGGCTGTTCAAAACATGTACCTGACAGCATCTGCTCATGGATTAGCGGGGTATTGGGGAACAGGCGGACCTACGTTCTGGCCTGAAGCAAAAGAAGATTTCGGACTTGAAGGAGAAGATATGTTAATGGGCTTCTTTTATGTTGCAAAGCCCGCCATAGAGAATTGGCCAGCAGGCAAAAGAGATTCGATGGATGAAAAAGTAGCTTGGATAACTGAATAA
- a CDS encoding S10 family peptidase, whose translation MKSVFTYFLLAFIITLPCFAQEEGSEVPKVNREPIQFEKTFSGTFNGQNIEYKSVMGETFLRNSKGEVTAGLWSTSYIRTGVESSKRPVTFIFNGGPGSASVWLHMGFFGPKVVKTDSDAKIDDGAAPYTFVDNPQALLDITDLVFIDPIGTGFSQVEGVGKNEDFWGLNEDARSIAQFMRIWVTKHGRWQAPKFIAGESFGTTRAAKIAEVLEGGGQTMALNGIILISQALDYAGSSSWADNLTSFFTYLPSMAATAWYHNKAGEGKELEDFVAEAREFAYGDYLTALYKGELQTAAEKSTIADKLAYFTGLDKDYILRSDNQILMHRFKKELLREEGKAIGTLDGRYLATETDQSSEGPVLGDPSSYMTGAAYTAVWNDYLRSELGVEMDRPYYSSAVGMGGNWNWKPVPDGSYWEPSYVSTARSLSEAMHRNTAMQVLVANGYYDLITPFFDAEYTFARHDFPQDRIQMTYYEAGHMMYNHQEDFDALAKDIREFISKLIP comes from the coding sequence ATGAAATCAGTTTTCACCTATTTTCTTTTAGCATTTATTATCACCCTCCCTTGCTTTGCACAGGAGGAAGGGTCTGAAGTTCCAAAAGTCAACAGGGAACCTATTCAATTTGAAAAAACATTTTCAGGCACATTCAACGGTCAAAATATAGAATATAAGTCTGTGATGGGGGAAACTTTCCTTCGCAATTCCAAAGGAGAGGTTACTGCGGGGCTATGGAGTACTTCTTATATTCGAACAGGAGTGGAATCCTCCAAGCGCCCCGTCACCTTTATTTTCAATGGAGGTCCAGGCTCAGCTTCCGTTTGGTTGCATATGGGGTTCTTTGGGCCGAAAGTGGTAAAAACTGACAGTGATGCCAAAATAGATGATGGAGCTGCACCATACACATTTGTAGACAATCCACAGGCACTGTTAGATATCACCGATCTTGTCTTTATTGATCCTATTGGAACAGGTTTTAGCCAGGTAGAAGGAGTTGGTAAGAATGAGGATTTTTGGGGATTGAATGAAGATGCGAGATCTATTGCTCAGTTTATGAGAATTTGGGTCACAAAACATGGTAGATGGCAGGCTCCAAAATTTATTGCAGGGGAAAGTTTTGGCACCACCCGTGCAGCAAAAATTGCAGAGGTATTGGAAGGTGGTGGACAAACCATGGCATTGAACGGCATCATTTTGATTTCGCAGGCTTTGGACTATGCAGGTTCCTCCTCATGGGCCGATAATTTGACTTCCTTTTTCACTTATTTGCCTTCCATGGCTGCCACTGCTTGGTATCATAATAAAGCAGGCGAAGGGAAAGAGCTGGAAGACTTTGTAGCTGAAGCGCGTGAGTTTGCTTATGGAGATTACCTTACCGCACTATATAAAGGAGAATTACAAACTGCCGCTGAAAAATCTACTATTGCCGATAAATTAGCCTATTTCACAGGACTTGATAAGGATTATATTCTCCGATCTGACAATCAAATTTTAATGCATCGATTCAAAAAAGAGCTACTTAGAGAAGAAGGAAAAGCAATCGGGACTCTTGATGGACGCTACCTAGCTACTGAGACAGATCAATCTTCCGAAGGCCCTGTCTTGGGAGATCCTAGTAGTTATATGACTGGAGCTGCCTATACAGCAGTCTGGAATGATTACCTCCGAAGCGAACTCGGAGTAGAAATGGATAGACCTTATTATTCTTCAGCCGTAGGAATGGGTGGAAATTGGAATTGGAAACCTGTTCCTGATGGATCCTATTGGGAGCCAAGCTATGTGAGTACGGCAAGATCATTAAGTGAGGCCATGCACAGAAATACGGCCATGCAAGTTTTGGTTGCCAATGGATACTATGATTTAATCACTCCATTCTTTGATGCAGAGTACACCTTTGCAAGGCATGACTTCCCTCAAGACAGGATTCAAATGACTTATTATGAAGCAGGTCACATGATGTACAACCACCAGGAGGATTTTGATGCTTTAGCAAAAGATATCAGAGAATTTATTTCGAAGTTAATCCCATAA
- a CDS encoding TonB-dependent receptor → MKQLLPLVFLFLAFQVHAQINIHVVDQQTGNSLKNVRVKAGNSPIVNSNSEGKITLDFTESTEIIFALEGYETLSRNFEPGDHEVHLTPISINLASVTVSAFESERPLLEQSSAIAIVTERDFNRFNETSIVNSFNTKPGIRIEERAPASYRVSIRGSSLRAPFGVRNVKVYWNDVPFTAPDGTTPLNLLDLSNIRAAEIIKGPSGSIYGAGNGGVVDLRSQAEPQGGKISTDLMTGSFGLSRYRLALNQPIGNGGIEASYVRQKSDGYREQSAMDRKVFQLGGLFKASEAQEIRTQLLISDLNYQIPGGLNADQVAEDPTQARPGSVEQNSSIAQQSVYASLGHLYHFSNATSNNTTLYLTTTDFENPFNLDYKKELSYGYGGRTKFTINTQLGGKDLRLIAGAEYQTSRTEAQNFGNRGGVADTIRFADKLKASQGFLFQQAEWQGSKELLITLGLSENFSSFEIDRQIDASGGPIGLQKRTFDPILVPRLAFNYRINESSSLYSSISSGFSPPTIDEVRTNEGSLNLDLEAEKGLNSELGYRLGKDRLNVDATVFYFQLKQTITTYTNEQGVVLFRNAGATDQKGIELALDYTLIQNSDSFFSNLQIGTAFTGHYFKFKDYQNNDNDYSGNDLTGVPPNNLITRLDLRTKPGIYLNFTHQFTDEIPLNDSNTVYQDAYNLVNLRFGWAKWLGTSWELEVFGGVDNLLNESYSLGNDLNPFGGRYYQPAPTSNWYGGIKAAFNY, encoded by the coding sequence ATGAAACAACTCTTACCATTGGTTTTCCTGTTCCTGGCTTTTCAGGTTCATGCTCAAATAAATATCCATGTGGTGGATCAACAGACCGGAAACTCGCTGAAAAACGTGCGTGTAAAGGCAGGAAATTCTCCAATTGTCAATTCAAATTCAGAAGGTAAAATAACTTTAGACTTTACTGAATCAACAGAAATCATCTTTGCTTTAGAAGGTTATGAGACCTTGTCAAGAAATTTTGAGCCCGGTGATCATGAGGTTCACTTGACCCCTATTAGCATTAACCTAGCTTCTGTCACGGTTTCTGCTTTTGAGTCAGAAAGACCCTTATTAGAGCAATCCTCAGCAATAGCAATCGTCACTGAGCGAGATTTTAACCGATTCAACGAAACTTCCATTGTCAATTCCTTTAATACCAAACCCGGAATACGAATCGAGGAAAGAGCTCCAGCTTCTTACCGGGTTTCCATTCGAGGAAGCTCCCTGAGAGCTCCTTTCGGCGTCAGAAATGTGAAAGTATATTGGAATGATGTCCCTTTCACCGCTCCAGATGGCACCACACCATTGAACCTTCTTGATCTTAGTAATATTCGGGCGGCAGAAATCATCAAAGGTCCTTCAGGAAGTATTTATGGAGCAGGAAATGGCGGAGTAGTGGATTTGAGAAGTCAAGCCGAGCCTCAAGGAGGAAAAATAAGCACAGACCTGATGACGGGTAGTTTTGGCCTAAGCCGCTATAGATTAGCGCTGAATCAGCCCATTGGAAATGGAGGGATAGAGGCCTCTTATGTTCGCCAAAAATCGGATGGGTACCGGGAGCAATCTGCCATGGACAGAAAAGTATTTCAGTTGGGAGGATTATTTAAAGCATCTGAAGCGCAAGAAATCCGAACCCAACTTTTGATTTCAGATTTGAATTATCAAATCCCTGGAGGCCTCAATGCGGATCAGGTAGCTGAAGACCCTACACAGGCCAGACCTGGGTCTGTAGAACAAAACAGCTCCATAGCCCAGCAATCAGTTTATGCTTCTTTGGGACATTTGTACCACTTCTCTAATGCCACATCTAATAACACCACTCTTTACCTTACTACTACTGACTTCGAAAATCCATTTAACCTGGATTATAAAAAGGAGCTTAGCTATGGTTATGGTGGTAGAACCAAATTCACAATCAACACCCAGCTAGGAGGTAAAGACTTAAGATTAATCGCTGGTGCTGAATATCAAACAAGCAGAACGGAAGCCCAAAATTTCGGGAATCGGGGTGGAGTCGCAGACACCATCCGATTTGCTGACAAACTTAAAGCAAGTCAAGGCTTCCTATTCCAACAAGCGGAATGGCAAGGCAGCAAAGAATTACTAATTACACTAGGCTTAAGTGAAAATTTCTCAAGTTTTGAAATAGACCGACAAATTGATGCCTCTGGAGGGCCAATTGGACTACAGAAAAGAACTTTTGATCCTATTTTGGTGCCTAGATTGGCTTTTAACTACCGCATCAATGAGTCATCCTCCCTGTATTCTTCCATAAGCTCAGGGTTTTCACCACCAACAATTGATGAAGTACGAACAAATGAGGGAAGTTTAAACCTTGACTTGGAGGCCGAAAAAGGATTAAATTCTGAGCTTGGTTATCGACTTGGTAAGGATCGCCTCAATGTCGACGCTACGGTTTTTTACTTTCAGCTCAAACAGACCATCACAACTTATACTAATGAGCAGGGAGTCGTACTCTTCCGAAATGCTGGAGCCACGGATCAAAAAGGAATAGAACTAGCTTTGGATTATACACTGATTCAAAACTCGGATTCTTTCTTCAGCAACCTGCAAATAGGCACAGCATTTACAGGGCATTATTTCAAATTCAAAGACTACCAGAATAATGACAATGACTATTCCGGAAATGATTTGACGGGAGTCCCTCCTAATAACTTGATTACTCGACTGGATTTGAGAACCAAACCCGGGATTTATCTCAATTTCACCCACCAGTTCACAGATGAAATCCCATTAAATGATTCTAATACGGTTTATCAAGACGCTTATAATTTGGTGAATCTTAGGTTTGGATGGGCCAAATGGCTTGGAACATCATGGGAGCTGGAAGTTTTCGGAGGAGTGGACAATTTACTGAATGAAAGCTACTCCTTAGGAAATGATTTAAATCCATTTGGAGGCAGGTATTACCAGCCTGCACCTACCAGCAATTGGTATGGAGGAATCAAAGCAGCATTCAATTATTAA